GAGTGGGACAACCCCTATGCCCGCTGGTTCACCGGGGCGAAGTTGAACATCACCCACAACTGCCTCGACCGCCACGCCGCCAGCGAACGGCGGAACAAGGTCGCCCTGATCTGGCGGGGCGAGGACGACGAGAACGAGCGTATTCTCACCTACCGCCAGCTCCACCGCGAGGTGATGCGCTTTGCGAACGCCCTCAAGGGCCTTGGCGTCGGGAAGGGGGACACAGTCTGCATCTACATGCCCCTTGTCCCCGAGCAGGTCGTCGCCATGCTCGCCTGCGCCCGTATCGGGGCGGTGCACAGCATCGTCTACGGCGGTTTCGGGGCCTCGGCCCTCAACACCCGTATCCGCGACGCACAGGCGAAGATCGTCATCACCGCCGACGTCGGCTTCAGGCGGGGCAAGAGGGTGCCCTTAAAGACCATCGTCGACGAGGCGGTCGTGAACGCGCCCTCTGTCGAGAAGATCGTCGTCCTGCGGCGGACGAAACCCGAGATCGAACTCTTCTCAGAGATGGAGGTGGACTTCGAGGAGATCATGGCGGCAGCCGCACCGTACTGCGAGCCCGAAGTGATGGACGCCGAGGACCCGCTCTTTATCCTGCACACGAGCGGGACGACAGGCACACCGAAGGGGATCGTCCACACCTCTGCCGGCTACATGGTCGGCGCCTACTATACGACGAAGTACGTCTTCGACTTGAAGGAGAACGACGTCTACTGGTGCACCGCCGATCCCGGCTGGATCACCGGCCACTCGTACATCGTCTACGGTCCTCTTGCCGCCGGCGCCACCGTGCTCCTCACTGAGACGACGCCCGATTTCCCCGACCCCGGCATCTGGTGGCGGATCGTCGAGGACTTTGGCGTGACCGTCTTCTACACCGCCCCGACGGTGATCCGGATGTTCATGCGGTTTGGCGAGGAGTGGCCGAACCGGTCCAACCTCGACACCCTCCGCGTCCTCGGCTCTGTCGGCGAACCCCTGAACCCCGAGGCCTTCGAGTGGTTCTATCATAATGTCGGGAAGGACCGCTGCCCGATCGTGGACACCTGGTGGCAGACCGAGACAGGGATGCACATGATCACGACGCTCGTCGGCGAACCGATGAAGCCAGGTTTTGCCGGCCGGCCTGTCCCGGGCGTGATGGCCGACGTCGTCGACAGGGAGGGCAACCCTGTCCCCCCGGGCATCGGCGGCCTCCTGGTGATCCGGGAGCCCTGGCCCTCGATGATGCGGACGGTCCACAACAACGACGAGCGCTACCGGAAGTACTGGACGACCGTTGACTCCCTGTACACCGCGGGCGACCTTGCGGTGAAGGACGAGGACGGCTATATCATGGTCCTCGGCCGGGCCGACGACATCATCATCGTCGCCGGGCACAACATCGGCACCGCCGAGGTGGAGTCAGCCCTCGTCTCCCACGAGGCGGTCGCCGAGGCGGCGGTGATCGGCATCCCGGACGCCGTCAAAGGGCAGGCGGTCAAGGCGTTCGTCATCCTGAGGCAGAGTTACAGGCCGACCGAGAAGCTGAAGGGCGACCTCAGCTACCATGTGCGGATGAGCCTCGGCCCGATAGCGATGCCGGCCGCGATCGAGTTCGTCGACGCCCTCCCGAAGACGCGGAGCGGCAAGATCATGCGGCGCGTCCTGAAGGCGAAGGAGATGGGGATCGACCCGGGAGACATCTCGACACTGGAGGACTGAAGGGGTGGCCGGAGAGGACCTGACTATCCTGGGCATGCGGGCAGAGCAGGGGCGCTGGGCCCTTGTCCTTACCGGCATGCTCATCAACCTCTGCCTCGGCTCCATCTACTCATGGAGCGTCTTCGTCGCCCCTCTGACCGGGCACTTTGCCGCGACCGGGACGGCGGTGACGGCGACCGGGATCCTTCTCCCCTTCTCCGTCTTTCTGGCGTGCTTTGCTATCGCCATGCCCTTCGCCGGGCGGTTCATCGAGGTGCGGGGGCCGCGGGTTGCCACGGTCGCGGGCGGCCTCCTGACAGGCCTCGGGTGGCTGCTCGCATCCTATGCCGGTTCGGTGCAGATGCTTGCCCTGATGTACGGCGTCGTCGGCGGCCTTGGGGTCGGGATCGCCTACGGCGTCCCGGTAGCGGTGGCGGCGCGGTGGTTTCCCGACATGCGGGGGCTTGCGGTCGGGCTCACGGTCCTCGGCTTCGGTTTCTCCGCTTTTGTGACAGCGAACGTTGCCGGGGCTCTCATCGGGGCGGTCGGTGTGATGGAGACCTTCCGCGTCTTCGGCGTCGCCTTCATCATTCTTCTTACTCTCTGCGCCCTGCCCCTCTCTTTCCCGCCGTCCGGGTGGAGCCCGAAAGGCTGGCACCCGCCCGACGGGGGAGGGGGTGCGGCCTCCGAGTACAGGCGGGAGGAGATGGTCAGGACACCGGCTTTCTTCGGCCTCTTTGTCTGCTACTTCATCGGCTGCCTTGCCGGTCTGATGGCGATATCCATCGCAAAGCCCGTCGGCACGGGAGTGGGGATCGAACCGGCCCTGGCGACCGCCCTTGTCGGTTTCTTCGCCCTCTTCAACGGCGGCGGCCGGCCGGTCTTCGGCGCCCTCACCGACAGGATCTCTCCCCGGAGGACGGCGATGCTCTCCTTCGTCCTGATCGGGGCGGCTTCCGCGGCGATGTGGCTGGCTCCCGCCGGATGGACTTACATTCCGGCCTTTGCCCTCCTCTGGGGCTGCCTCGGGGGGTGGCTTGCGATCGCCCCGGCCACCACCGCCCTCTATTTCGGGACCTCCGACTATCCCCGCTGCTATGGCGTGGTCTTTTTGGCCTATGGCGCCGGCGCCATTGCGGGCCCGCAGCTTGCAGGCTATGTGATGGCGGCGACAGGGAGTTATCTGGGCGTCTTTCCGCTCGTCACCCTCCTTGCGGCTGCCGGGTGTGCGGTGGCGTGGGTTTTCCTGAGGGGGCCGTGAGAGGTGGTCTCCCCATTTTTTTTGGGGGGCGGGCATGCCGGGGATATCCCGGCATCTCCCTGCCCTGCGTATATTTTTAGAAAAAAGGGCTTTGTAGAAATCCTCCTCCGTCGGTTGATAGTGCGTGCTGATCCTCTGCCTTCCCGTTCGCCGGGGGACTTTTGCCCCCGGACCCCCGCGCGAGGATTGGTCCCGGGAAGAAAGGGTCGGAGTCCTGAAGGAGGAGGCCATCCCGCCCCTATCGTAATGGCAGGGGGTATGGGGGGCGGCAGCCCCCCGGACCAGGCACTTCTGAACAGAATTTTTTCCCCTATCACGTCAGGAAGTACTTTCCCGCAAGGGTTTCTACAGGGCCGAAAAAAGAGAGGCTTCATCTCCTCCGTGCAAGGAGGAGGGCGGCAAATGCGGCCGCGAGGGCAGGGATGAAGAGGGCGACAGGGCTTTGCTGCGGGGTTGCGGGGACGCCGGCGGACGGTGCCCCGGTAGGTGTCTCTTCGACGGCGGCAGTCCGGGCCGATGCCCCCTCACTCTCCGTTTTCTCGGCAACGGCGATCGCGAAGTACGAGAAACCCGGCGTCTCCGCCACGTACAACGCCTCGCCGCTCTCCTCCTTCACGAACCTCGTCTTCAGGGAGGTCCAGGCGCCGTCATGATACCTGAGGAGGACGACATCGTGCGTGCCAGCACCATGGTCCTCCATCCATGCGAGGGGCACGGTGAAGGAGATTTCACCGCCCGTGAGACCGGCAGCGGTGACATGGAAGAGGAGGATCTTCTCGTATTCGTAGACCCTGGCCGCAGGCGGGGGGATCGCGGAGGGCAGGTCCGTCTTCTCGGCGACCACTATGGCACTGGTGAGGTCGGCGACCGAGGTCAGGTCGATCCTGGAGACCGCGGTCTGGCCCTTCACCGGGTACGAGGCCTCGTGGGAGGAGGCGTCCTGGTCCATCGGAGAGGAGGGCATGAAAGCGCCACCGCCTCCACCACCGCCTCCTCCTCCTCCGCCGCCAGCGGGTGCCGGTGCTGGTGTGGGTGTCGGTGTGGGTGTGGGCGTGGGCGTGGGCGGGAGAACGCCCACCAGATAGTGGTCGGCGGAGAGGACCAGCGGGCAGGTATCGTTGATGCCCGCGACGGCGTACGGCGTCTCCCCGATCCCGTCGCCATCGGCGTCGGTGCCTGCATAGTCGTCCCAGAAGTTGCCGAGGGCGTGTGTGAAGTAGGTACCGTTATACCGGTACGGGAACGGTGTGGTGGAGTTCAGGGCGACCAGACCCTCAAGGACGAGGTGGCCGCCGGTGTTGTTTGCAAAGGTGTTGTGCCAGAGGGCCGTATCGCCCGGCGTCGCGGCGGCAAGGAGTGCACCAAACTGGTTGTCGGCGATGAGCGAACCGGTGACGGTAGTTGCGGTAGTGTTGAGGGAGGATATCCCCGCGTACTCGTTGCCCGAGAAGGCGGAGGCATCGATGAGGATGTCGTCCGAACTCCCGAAGAACGCCCCTGCGTAATTGCCGGTGGCCGTGACATTCCTGACGGTGATGGCGGTGGAGTTGGCGACGATGAGGCCGACATAGGCACCGGAGAGGGTGAGGTCCTCCGCGGTGATGTTCCGGCACCCGAAGAGGTACACCATGCCGGCGTCTGCGGGCACGGCCGCGTCCTCCTGTCCTGTCCAGACACAGACCCGCTTGCCGTCGACAGTGGTCGTCTCGTCCACCGTGACCGTGCCCTCATAGCCCGGTACGGGGACGAGGCGGAAATTCCACCTGTTCCCGGCCATCACGGTCTCTGACACCTCGCCGTCCCGCACATCCTCGAGGGCAAGGCCTGTCCCGCCATTTCCGGTGGCGAGACAGTTCGTCAGCGTAAAGGACCCGGAGGAGGTGACGGCGATCCCGTCGGCACCGCTCCCGGAGACACTGCACTGGAGCAGGGCGGTCCCGGTGGTCTCATTGACCAGAATCCCGGTGTGACCGGCACTCCGGACGTCGGCACCGATGACGGAGGCATTCGAAGCGCCTTCAAGAGCAATGCCGTCGCCGCTGCACCCGGTCACCGTCAGGTCCATGAGCGTGGCGTTCTCACCGGTGACCACGACGCCGTCGCGTCCGCCGGTGAGAGTGATACCCCTGACGGTGACGTTCGCCCCGGTCAGGGTGAGTACGTCCCCGCCGTTGCCGTCAATGACAGGGTCGCCGCTCCCGACGAGGGTGAGCGGCCTGTCGATTACGATATTCTCTTCGTACACGCCGCTCCTGACAAGGATTACATCGCCGGGGAGGGCGGCGTCGACGGCCGCCTGGATGGTGGCATAGTCCTCGGGCACGCTGGCGGGATCGGCCGTGAAGGCCTTGATGCAGATATTGGTGTCAGGGATGATGGTGGTGAGGTCGTCCCACTGCACCCCGTCGTCACTCACGAAGCTCTCGCCGGTATGGGCCGTGGCCATGCTCGCGTAGCCTACAATCGGTTTCTCGACGACGAGAGGGTGGGTGTCGGTCGGCGCTGTGAGTTTGAGGGTCACCGAGAATCTATCGCCCGGGCCGAGGGGCACAGGTGTTGCGAGGGGAAGGGTGTGGTAACCGGGGAGCACCATCGTCCCGTCTGCGGCATAGACCTGACAGGAGGTGTTTCCCCCGATGAGGTGGACGCTGGCCTCATACGCCGTGCCGGGCTCGCGGGTGAAGAAACTCACCGCCTCCAGATCCTCGTAGCGCTCTGCGGTGAAGACGTTCCTGCCATGCATCGTGGTCGAGGCGCCGGTGCCGACGCTGGTGGTCCATCCGAGGGGGTCGTACTGGTAGAGATGGTCGTGGGTCTCGACCGGTTCACCGGTGAAGAGCACGGTCGCCGTGGCCAGACCGGTGCCGATATGCTCTGTCTCGGGGTTCTTGAAGCGGCCGATACTCCGGTCGTAATACGAGATATAGAAGTAGCCGTTGTCCCCCGACGAGGTGCCCCACGAGTTCCTGGCGATGAAGGCGCCGTCGCCGGGCGGAGTCTCGACGAAGTTCTCCGCAGAGTAGGTGTCGTTCCACCCGACGAGGAGGACGGCGTGGCCGCCGTCGATCTTTGCGGTGCTATTCTCGGGGAAGTAGTATGTCGTGGCCTTCGGCCCGAAGAAGGTATAGTTTACCAGGAAACCGGCATAGAGGCCGCCTTCCTCCTTGATCGCCGTCTTGATCAGGTCGTTGTCGAGGGGACCCGACCGCGGCGGGAGGAAGGTGACGTTCTGGACATGCATCACTGACACAAGACCGGGAGGCGATGTTGAGGACGGAACGGGAAGGAGGTACGGGTCGTCCGTCTCGTCCACCGGTCCCGACCACCGGGAGAGGTAGGCCGTCGACATGAAGGGGTTGCCTCCGTCGCAGGGCTCACTATCGAAGCCGTGCGTGTTCTTCAGGTTATTTTCCGAGAGGTCCCACTCACCGAAGCCATCGGTGAGGAGAGCAGACTCCAGGGACCCGAGAGAGGCAAAGGCCCAGCAAGACCCGCACTCTCCCTGGTCCTTCACTGCGGTGACGCGGCCTTCGTCGGCGAGGTTGAAGTACGGTTCAGAGGGTGGTTCTGCCGTCGCAATGATGGAACCACCAGACCAGACAGGGGTGTCGGGTGCAGGGATCAGGGTGTTCGGATAGAGGGGATGTTCGTCCTCCGGCGTCCCGGGAGCGGGTGCGGCCGCAAGGAATACGGACTCCCCGGGAGGTGCCGCCTCCTGCTCATCCATATACTGAACAAAATCAGGATTCAATGGGGCGGTCTCGATATCGACGGCCCCTGCCCCCTGCACGACGGGGGGGGCAAGACACAGGCAGAGAAGAAGAATAACTATGGTCGGCAGGTGCTGGTTGGTCATGGGTCTCATCTCAGGCTGATCAATATAAATGGGAATATGTGATAAAAAATCGACTGTTTTACGTTAAAAATAAAATATATGCAATAATTGTTCAATATTGGCTGAATAAAAAAACAGAAACTTGCATATATTACGATGCCTGAATAAACAGATTTTCGACCCCCACGCCCCGATCGCACAGGCCGAGAGAATAGAACAAATATCCTGGATGGCAGGGGATCGTATGCATTTCATTTCACAAGAAAATACATTGTGTCGCCTTTAATTTGTTATACATCGTCATAATGGCATTAAAAAAATAAAAAAATCTTTTGCGCTCCGCAGTATCCCGTAACTGAGTGGTCCGCGTTTTTCATCTCGATAACCAGAACGACGTGCCGAAACATCCATATCCCGGACTGCACCATCCCCCTCCATGACAGACCCTCGACCCTTCCTTGTCGGCGGGGAGTGGCGGACGAGCGAAAAAATCCTTGACGTCCGTTCTCCCTACGACGACTCCCTCGTCGGCACCGTCTGCCTCGCCGGGGCGACAGACGCAGAGGACGCCGTCCGCTTCGCGCGGCACGGCTTCGAGCGGACCCGCAGACTCCCGGCGCATGAACGGATCCGTGTGCTCCGGCGCCTTGCCGGTCTGATCGATATCCGGAAAGATGAGATCGCGGAGACGATCACCCGTGAGGCCGGGAAGATCGCCGCCCTGGCCAGGGCCGAGGTGGAACGCGCTGTCGAGACGATCATCCTCTCCGCTGAGGAGGCGGGGCGGATCTACGGCGAGGTGATCCCCCTTGACCTCACCCCTGCCGCAACCGGCAGAACTGGTTATCTCCGCCGTGTCCCTCTCGGCACGGTTCTTGCGATCACCCCCTTCAACTTCCCCTTCAATCTCGCCTGCCACAAGATCGGTCCGGCGGTCGCCGCCGGTAATGCCGTCATCCTCAGACCGTCCTCAAAGACCTCGCTCTCCGGCCTTATTCTGGGCGAACTCCTCGTCGAAGCAGGGTACCCCGAAGAGGCCGTCTCGGTCGTCCCGTGCACCACCGATATCGCGGAGTGGATGGTGCAGGACGGCCGGATCGCATACCTCTCCTTCACCGGCAGCCCGGCCGTCGGCTGGCACCTCCGCGAGATCTCCGGGAGAAAGCGTGTCGGCCTCGAACTCGGCGGGAACGCCGCGGTGATCGTGGACGCGGACGCTGACCTCCCCTATGCAGCGGAGAGGATCGTGCAGGGAGGTTTTTCCGGTGCAGGTC
This window of the Methanofollis ethanolicus genome carries:
- a CDS encoding L-lactate MFS transporter: MAGEDLTILGMRAEQGRWALVLTGMLINLCLGSIYSWSVFVAPLTGHFAATGTAVTATGILLPFSVFLACFAIAMPFAGRFIEVRGPRVATVAGGLLTGLGWLLASYAGSVQMLALMYGVVGGLGVGIAYGVPVAVAARWFPDMRGLAVGLTVLGFGFSAFVTANVAGALIGAVGVMETFRVFGVAFIILLTLCALPLSFPPSGWSPKGWHPPDGGGGAASEYRREEMVRTPAFFGLFVCYFIGCLAGLMAISIAKPVGTGVGIEPALATALVGFFALFNGGGRPVFGALTDRISPRRTAMLSFVLIGAASAAMWLAPAGWTYIPAFALLWGCLGGWLAIAPATTALYFGTSDYPRCYGVVFLAYGAGAIAGPQLAGYVMAATGSYLGVFPLVTLLAAAGCAVAWVFLRGP
- a CDS encoding aldehyde dehydrogenase family protein encodes the protein MTDPRPFLVGGEWRTSEKILDVRSPYDDSLVGTVCLAGATDAEDAVRFARHGFERTRRLPAHERIRVLRRLAGLIDIRKDEIAETITREAGKIAALARAEVERAVETIILSAEEAGRIYGEVIPLDLTPAATGRTGYLRRVPLGTVLAITPFNFPFNLACHKIGPAVAAGNAVILRPSSKTSLSGLILGELLVEAGYPEEAVSVVPCTTDIAEWMVQDGRIAYLSFTGSPAVGWHLREISGRKRVGLELGGNAAVIVDADADLPYAAERIVQGGFSGAGQVCISVQRVLLHRSVYAQCLEMILERTGALRTGDPRDQTVDVGPMISEEAAAAAEKKVREAVSGGATVLAGGTRAGTLFAPTILTDTLPTMRVNATEMFAPVITITPFDDFAAALALANDSPFGLQTGIFTNRLERAFHAFDECEAGTLVVNDVPTFRTDAMPYGGVKASGSGREGPRYAIEEMTEPRLMVMNRRG
- a CDS encoding lectin like domain-containing protein; this encodes MDEQEAAPPGESVFLAAAPAPGTPEDEHPLYPNTLIPAPDTPVWSGGSIIATAEPPSEPYFNLADEGRVTAVKDQGECGSCWAFASLGSLESALLTDGFGEWDLSENNLKNTHGFDSEPCDGGNPFMSTAYLSRWSGPVDETDDPYLLPVPSSTSPPGLVSVMHVQNVTFLPPRSGPLDNDLIKTAIKEEGGLYAGFLVNYTFFGPKATTYYFPENSTAKIDGGHAVLLVGWNDTYSAENFVETPPGDGAFIARNSWGTSSGDNGYFYISYYDRSIGRFKNPETEHIGTGLATATVLFTGEPVETHDHLYQYDPLGWTTSVGTGASTTMHGRNVFTAERYEDLEAVSFFTREPGTAYEASVHLIGGNTSCQVYAADGTMVLPGYHTLPLATPVPLGPGDRFSVTLKLTAPTDTHPLVVEKPIVGYASMATAHTGESFVSDDGVQWDDLTTIIPDTNICIKAFTADPASVPEDYATIQAAVDAALPGDVILVRSGVYEENIVIDRPLTLVGSGDPVIDGNGGDVLTLTGANVTVRGITLTGGRDGVVVTGENATLMDLTVTGCSGDGIALEGASNASVIGADVRSAGHTGILVNETTGTALLQCSVSGSGADGIAVTSSGSFTLTNCLATGNGGTGLALEDVRDGEVSETVMAGNRWNFRLVPVPGYEGTVTVDETTTVDGKRVCVWTGQEDAAVPADAGMVYLFGCRNITAEDLTLSGAYVGLIVANSTAITVRNVTATGNYAGAFFGSSDDILIDASAFSGNEYAGISSLNTTATTVTGSLIADNQFGALLAAATPGDTALWHNTFANNTGGHLVLEGLVALNSTTPFPYRYNGTYFTHALGNFWDDYAGTDADGDGIGETPYAVAGINDTCPLVLSADHYLVGVLPPTPTPTPTPTPTPAPAPAGGGGGGGGGGGGGAFMPSSPMDQDASSHEASYPVKGQTAVSRIDLTSVADLTSAIVVAEKTDLPSAIPPPAARVYEYEKILLFHVTAAGLTGGEISFTVPLAWMEDHGAGTHDVVLLRYHDGAWTSLKTRFVKEESGEALYVAETPGFSYFAIAVAEKTESEGASARTAAVEETPTGAPSAGVPATPQQSPVALFIPALAAAFAALLLARRR
- the acs gene encoding acetate--CoA ligase; the protein is MAETFDVKLAGKVYMPDPAYRERSWTGDWETAYKRYLDDPDGFWAGIAGELEWFAPWETVREWDNPYARWFTGAKLNITHNCLDRHAASERRNKVALIWRGEDDENERILTYRQLHREVMRFANALKGLGVGKGDTVCIYMPLVPEQVVAMLACARIGAVHSIVYGGFGASALNTRIRDAQAKIVITADVGFRRGKRVPLKTIVDEAVVNAPSVEKIVVLRRTKPEIELFSEMEVDFEEIMAAAAPYCEPEVMDAEDPLFILHTSGTTGTPKGIVHTSAGYMVGAYYTTKYVFDLKENDVYWCTADPGWITGHSYIVYGPLAAGATVLLTETTPDFPDPGIWWRIVEDFGVTVFYTAPTVIRMFMRFGEEWPNRSNLDTLRVLGSVGEPLNPEAFEWFYHNVGKDRCPIVDTWWQTETGMHMITTLVGEPMKPGFAGRPVPGVMADVVDREGNPVPPGIGGLLVIREPWPSMMRTVHNNDERYRKYWTTVDSLYTAGDLAVKDEDGYIMVLGRADDIIIVAGHNIGTAEVESALVSHEAVAEAAVIGIPDAVKGQAVKAFVILRQSYRPTEKLKGDLSYHVRMSLGPIAMPAAIEFVDALPKTRSGKIMRRVLKAKEMGIDPGDISTLED